A genomic stretch from Seriola aureovittata isolate HTS-2021-v1 ecotype China chromosome 13, ASM2101889v1, whole genome shotgun sequence includes:
- the LOC130180425 gene encoding KATNB1-like protein 1 isoform X2: MDSNCEDGDYQNLEHAFHHDAAQYRVTYPRGGNTKEVDYDKNEESNKKRYPVSRSGNNPGRVKRVVSCKRKTHHLMVARRKQLGSGRNYDAANKENEMNCLQDMQQEIFDMDPWEFPLNVNNNHKAGRTGPEQSDYSTLTELTRDHKTMTDVLFGRNLRLKVALTLWQRNVGELLTYFLRIQDTGAFVDFLPLISKSIDKDSTEITIGCCVDLFPLVKKVLASPYEEYLVVGLNWINSVLKKWWEELNASGYSGSSKPLLDKNFQVYNQQLLELWHQEPSLKSAPGAAGDMAKAIDSFLSQLT, translated from the exons ATGGACTCCAACTGTGAGGATGGAGACTATCAAAATCTTGAGCATGCCTTCCACCATGATGCAGCCCAGTACAGAGTGACCTACCCTCGTGGGGGAAACACGAAAGAG GTGGATTATGATAAAAATGAGGAGTCCAACAAAAAGAG GTATCCAGTGAGTCGCTCTGGTAACAACCCAGGCAGAGTGAAGCGGGTGGTGTCCTGTAAGAGGAAGACCCATCATCTGATGGTGGCTCGGAGGAAGCAGCTCGGGTCTGGGAGGAATTATGATGCTGCAAACAAGGAGAATGAGATGAACTGCTTACAGGACATGCAACAGGAGATATTTGACATGGACCCTTGGGAGTTCCCACTAAATGTCAACAATAACCACAAGGCTGGCAGAACAGGTCCTGAACAAAGCGACTACTCTACACTCACTGAG CTCACAAGGGATCATAAAACAATGACTGATGTGCTCTTTGGAAGAAATCTCAGACTGAAAGTAGCTTTAACACTGTGGCAGAGAAATGTTGGAGAGCTACTGACATACTTTCTGAG AATCCAAGACACTGGTGCGTTTGTTGATTTTCTGCCCCTGATAAGCAAAAG CATTGACAAGGACTCGACAGAGATTACCATTGGCTGTTGTGTTGACCTCTTTCCTTTAGTCAAAAAAGTCCTCGCCAGTCCATACGAAGA GTATCTTGTTGTTGGTTTAAACTGGATCAATTCAGTTTTGAAAAAGTGGTGGGAGGAACTAAATGCAAGTGGCTACAGTGGATCATCTAAACCTCTGTTAGATAA GAATTTCCAGGTCTATAATCAGCAGTTATTGGAGTTATGGCATCAGGAGCCTTCACTGAAATCTGctccaggagctgcaggagacaTGGCAAAG GCCATTGATTCCTTTCTGTCCCAACTCACCTGA
- the zgc:194887 gene encoding fibrinogen-like protein 1-like protein: protein MKCLRCWLPAVALLLLSVAGVNMEHLQAENLNLLPPHEHNLVLNRGMRVLPRDCHEMLMTSSGQARDGVYLIQPGDSPIVAYCAMQEGGWTVVQHITVNSSVDFDRTWAEYKHGFGDVTGDHWLGNEYLHQLTCGPGRYKLGVKLVDPDAITKMGEYDPVLVEDEASAYRLRLGLFQGTALDALTLDTENYLHDNQKFTTKDRDNDNYFQNCAKLEFQGVPGGGWWYDACAGANLNRRNVIYWQKDCNKERLCKYAWMMVRPTDTVKLIQSRDCQKDEL from the exons ATGAAGTGTTTGAGATGCTGGCTGCCAGCAGTGGCCCTGCTGTTGCTTAGTGTGGCTGGAGTTAACATGGAGCATCTCCAAGCTGAAAACCTGAATCTGCTTCCTCCACACGAGCATAACTTGGTCCTGAACCGTGGAATGAGAG TGCTGCCCAGAGACTGTCATGAAATGCTGATGACCTCTTCAGGCCAGGCCAGAGATGGAGTGTACCTGATACAACCAGGTGACTCCCCCATCGTAGCCTACTGTGCCATGCAAGAAGGAGGATGGACTGTTGTTCAGCATATCACTGTTAACAGCAGCGTGGATTTTGATCGTACCTGGGCTGAGTACAAGCATGGCTTTGGGGATGTCACTGGGGATCACTGGCTCGGGAATGAATACCTTCATCAGCTCACCTGTGGTCCTGGGCGCTATAAACTAGGAGTAAAACTAGTGGACCCAGACGCCATCACCAAGATGGGGGAGTATGATCCCGTTCTAGTGGAGGATGAAGCATCAGCATACAGGCTGAGGCTGGGCTTGTTCCAGGGCACAGCTTTGGATGCTCTGACCCTGGACACAGAGAACTACCTGCATGACAACCAGAAATTCACCACTAAAGACAGAGACAACGACAACTACTTCCAAAACTGTGCCAAGCTGGAGTTTCAGGGGGTGCCTGGAGGAGGTTGGTGGTACGATGCTTGTGCTGGTGCCAATCTAAATCGCAGGAACGTCATCTATTGGCAGAAGGACTGCAACAAGGAGCGACTGTGCAAGTATGCATGGATGATGGTGAGACCTACAGACACAGTCAAACTGATTCAAAGCAGAGACTGCCAGAAGGATGAGCTATAA
- the LOC130180425 gene encoding KATNB1-like protein 1 isoform X1, with amino-acid sequence MDSNCEDGDYQNLEHAFHHDAAQYRVTYPRGGNTKEVDYDKNEESNKKRYPVSRSGNNPGRVKRVVSCKRKTHHLMVARRKQLGSGRNYDAANKENEMNCLQDMQQEIFDMDPWEFPLNVNNNHKAGRTGPEQSDYSTLTELTRDHKTMTDVLFGRNLRLKVALTLWQRNVGELLTYFLRIQDTGAFVDFLPLISKSIDKDSTEITIGCCVDLFPLVKKVLASPYEEYLVVGLNWINSVLKKWWEELNASGYSGSSKPLLDKNFQVYNQQLLELWHQEPSLKSAPGAAGDMAKVSAAIDSFLSQLT; translated from the exons ATGGACTCCAACTGTGAGGATGGAGACTATCAAAATCTTGAGCATGCCTTCCACCATGATGCAGCCCAGTACAGAGTGACCTACCCTCGTGGGGGAAACACGAAAGAG GTGGATTATGATAAAAATGAGGAGTCCAACAAAAAGAG GTATCCAGTGAGTCGCTCTGGTAACAACCCAGGCAGAGTGAAGCGGGTGGTGTCCTGTAAGAGGAAGACCCATCATCTGATGGTGGCTCGGAGGAAGCAGCTCGGGTCTGGGAGGAATTATGATGCTGCAAACAAGGAGAATGAGATGAACTGCTTACAGGACATGCAACAGGAGATATTTGACATGGACCCTTGGGAGTTCCCACTAAATGTCAACAATAACCACAAGGCTGGCAGAACAGGTCCTGAACAAAGCGACTACTCTACACTCACTGAG CTCACAAGGGATCATAAAACAATGACTGATGTGCTCTTTGGAAGAAATCTCAGACTGAAAGTAGCTTTAACACTGTGGCAGAGAAATGTTGGAGAGCTACTGACATACTTTCTGAG AATCCAAGACACTGGTGCGTTTGTTGATTTTCTGCCCCTGATAAGCAAAAG CATTGACAAGGACTCGACAGAGATTACCATTGGCTGTTGTGTTGACCTCTTTCCTTTAGTCAAAAAAGTCCTCGCCAGTCCATACGAAGA GTATCTTGTTGTTGGTTTAAACTGGATCAATTCAGTTTTGAAAAAGTGGTGGGAGGAACTAAATGCAAGTGGCTACAGTGGATCATCTAAACCTCTGTTAGATAA GAATTTCCAGGTCTATAATCAGCAGTTATTGGAGTTATGGCATCAGGAGCCTTCACTGAAATCTGctccaggagctgcaggagacaTGGCAAAGGTCAGTGCT GCCATTGATTCCTTTCTGTCCCAACTCACCTGA